Proteins from a single region of Desulfobacter postgatei 2ac9:
- a CDS encoding acyl-CoA thioesterase produces the protein MVTKNENKKPIYRQIETVHKVPFHDLDPMHVMWHGNYYKYFDIARFDLFKAGGIDLYEYSLTKHVSFPVSRSSIKHVAPLKFHDEFICKASVTEAEYKIAINFEIRLKNTGQVCARGKGEQVAVRVPEMRLLYRIPEDITSSLLV, from the coding sequence AAAGCCGATATACAGACAGATCGAAACAGTACACAAAGTGCCGTTCCACGACCTGGACCCCATGCATGTGATGTGGCACGGCAATTATTATAAATACTTTGATATTGCAAGGTTCGACCTGTTTAAAGCAGGAGGCATTGACCTGTATGAATACTCCCTTACAAAACATGTCAGCTTTCCGGTAAGCCGCTCATCCATCAAGCATGTTGCCCCTTTAAAATTTCATGACGAATTTATCTGCAAAGCGTCTGTGACAGAGGCTGAATACAAAATTGCCATAAATTTTGAGATCCGGCTTAAAAATACGGGCCAGGTCTGTGCCCGGGGAAAAGGAGAACAGGTGGCTGTGCGTGTGCCTGAAATGAGGCTTCTGTACAGAATCCCCGAGGATATCACCTCATCCCTTCTGGTGTGA